TTCGATAGGAAGTAAAAATCTCTGTGGCGTTAAATCCTGTTTTAATTTAAAAATAGCTGAGATTGCTTTAAGGCAATTAGGTAGTTTTTCATTAATGGCTTTTCGATGTATTCGATGATACAGCTATATCGAATAGCTTTTTTCTTATCAGCCATATTAACCGATGAGGTAATTACAATCACCTTAATTCGATGAGGTTGGTCAAGAGATTCGATGTAATCTAATACTTGCCAGCCATCCATATCTACCATATACAAATCCAAAAAGATCAAAATATTGTCTTTGGAATCTTTCTCTTTTTCTAAGTATTCAATGGCTTCTCGTCCAGAAGAAAGACAAATAGGGTCGTGGTGAAACTCCGCTTTCATGGCCAATAGCTTATGAAAGAATTGGTAGTCGGTGTCGTCATCCACTATGATAAGTTTGAAATTCATTGGATTTAAATTCAGTTCGATTGATTGAGTAGTGCTTGACTATCGTTGGATTTTTTTGAAATGTCTCGAATTACTTCATCTAATTCAAAGGCCGATTTCAAAATTAAGTTAAGAAATTCTGCTGTTTCAGGGCTACAATTTGGTAAATCAGAATCCTTCATGAGCATGATGATTCCCATCATTCTCGCCAATGGAGCTCTGACTACGTGCGATTGGGTCCAAGCAATTTCTTTTAGGATTTCATTTTGCTTGGTTAAGGTTTCGACATGTCTTACCCGTTCGGTAATGTCTCGGGAGATGTCCATCACTGCAGGCCTTCCATCCAAGTCCAAAAGAATAGCTTTCATTTCCACCGTTCTTGCATTTCCATCCTTCCGTAGCATGGTGGTTTCGAAGGTTAATGATCCCTCCTTTTTAAGCTCTGCGAATTTTTCCTTAAAATATTCTTCATCCATGTTGGAATCTGTTTCCCAAATGGACAAATCCATGTATTCTTCCTTTGAATAGCCGGAAATTACCTCGGTGGCATGATTAAATTCAATGAATTTCGAAGGACCTTCCTCATTGATGTAGAAAAGTCGAATAGGGTCAAGGTTGGATTCAAACAGAAGCTTGAATTTTTTTTCATTTCGTTCTGCTTCCTCTTTGGATTTTTCCAATTCTTGCGTTCGAATTTTGACCAGTTCCTCCAGATTCGCATTTGAATTTTGGAGTTGATCCATTAGGTATTTGGTCGTTAGAATGTTCTTGATCCGCAATCGGATCTCATTCATATCGAATGGCTTCGTTAAGAAATCACTAGCGCCTAAGGATAAGGCTCGCTCTCTGGATTCCGGATTGCTATCTGCCGTAATTACCACCACCGGTAGATAAATACTAGCGTAAGGCTCCTTTTTTAATTCGTGTAATACATCGAATCCTGAGATTTTTGGCATCATCAGGTCAAGAAGCAGTAAATCAGGGGTGCTTTCCTTGAGTTTTTCTAAAAGTTCTTCAGGTAGCGTAGTAGACCAAATATTTTCATACCCTGCTAGGTTTAGCAAATTTTCTAATAGGATAATATTCTGCAGGTTGTCATCTACAATAAAAATCGAGGATGATTTGATGTTCGCCCCGATACTTAGATCAATCATTTGATCCTCCTTTCGTATATCTTCTGATTAACTTAATCATTTGGCTTACATTGATCGGCTTGGTTACATATTCCTCGGCCCCTAGGCTCAGTA
Above is a window of Algoriphagus sanaruensis DNA encoding:
- a CDS encoding response regulator, with the translated sequence MIDLSIGANIKSSSIFIVDDNLQNIILLENLLNLAGYENIWSTTLPEELLEKLKESTPDLLLLDLMMPKISGFDVLHELKKEPYASIYLPVVVITADSNPESRERALSLGASDFLTKPFDMNEIRLRIKNILTTKYLMDQLQNSNANLEELVKIRTQELEKSKEEAERNEKKFKLLFESNLDPIRLFYINEEGPSKFIEFNHATEVISGYSKEEYMDLSIWETDSNMDEEYFKEKFAELKKEGSLTFETTMLRKDGNARTVEMKAILLDLDGRPAVMDISRDITERVRHVETLTKQNEILKEIAWTQSHVVRAPLARMMGIIMLMKDSDLPNCSPETAEFLNLILKSAFELDEVIRDISKKSNDSQALLNQSN
- a CDS encoding response regulator, which gives rise to MNFKLIIVDDDTDYQFFHKLLAMKAEFHHDPICLSSGREAIEYLEKEKDSKDNILIFLDLYMVDMDGWQVLDYIESLDQPHRIKVIVITSSVNMADKKKAIRYSCIIEYIEKPLMKNYLIALKQSQLFLN